The Polluticoccus soli sequence CCTGCTTTATTTTACCGCGCCATTCATTCCATTTACCTTTAAACTCAAGCCTGTCCATAGTTTTTAGCTTTTATTACATCTTATATAAAAAAGACCATGCCAGTTTGCAGCCGGCTATCTTTTAACTTTCGACTTTCCATCTTCAACTTTTATTTTTTGATTGCCTTGCTTGATCTTTAGTTCGTCTTCGTCCACTTTTACCTTCGCACTGTCTTTATTAGCTTCGCTCTCTTTTACTGCAGCCCTGGTATTGGCATCAGTGCCCACAACGGTCATGCTATCATCTTCCCACTTGATCTTGTCTTCGTCAAGTTGATAGTAACCTGTCTCGTTCAGGAAAATGGCGTTATTCACCACAGTACCGGTGCGGCCATAGAAGGTATCCATAGTATTCATGTTTACATAAAACTCTACAGGCTCTCCGCTTTTGGCATCCAGTGCGTACCCTGTTTCCTTGTCGGTGGATATATTTACGGGTTCACCAGTTTCAAGATTGGTAAAATCCGCGTCAACAGCGGTCTTTGACGTTGTACTTTCAGCCTCATTCTCTGACGCTACTTTATTACAGGCAGCACTACCTAAGCACAACGCAATCATCCCTAATACTAAACTCGCTTTCATAACTAATCCTTTTCCTCGCTACCCATGTGTAAAATATCAGACCATTGCACCCTACAAGCCAGTTTTTTAGACATTCTCCAAGATTATGGGGAACGAAGGGCCTCGGAACTGTTAGAGTGTTGTTAAATAGACGCACGGTCTACTTTTAACAGGACACAACTGGCATATTTGTTGCCCTGCATGAGTTAAGACTTCCAATTTAAAGATGAGAGCAAAGATCATATTACTGGCTTTAGCAGGCACCCTAGCATTTAGTTCGTGTGTAAAGAATGATTACTACCACCCGGAACCGACTCCCCCACCCGCGCCGGTCGGTTATCAAATGACCTTCAACGACGACTTTAATTACGATGCACACAACTGGTCGTTCAGCGACGCATCAAATAGTGCATTCGTAAACATTAGCGGCGGCGCATTGAATTATGAATATACCCCGGCCGAGGACGGTACAAATACAGTGGCTATCGTAACCGGCGCCAACGTAAGAAAGGATTTTCTCGTGCAGACACGACTGACATCTGACAATGCAATGGGCCTGGCCTTTGGCGTATCTAACGAAGACTACGGCTATTCTTTCTTCATCGACGACCAGGGGTACTTCGCTCTGTATAAAGAAGGCAATGCCAATACACCTGTAAAAACAATTCTCGACTGGCAATACAGTTCGGCGATACAGGCTGGCTGGAATGATATAGAACTGGAACAAGTAGGCAACTACTGGCAGGGATATGCTAACGGCACCAAGCTTTTCGAGGTTCCCGCGCAATACCTGGCAGGATCAAAGTTTGGGTATATCGTCCTTGCCAACACCGTGGGCAAGGCAGACTACCTGACCGTTCAATGGTAATTTAGAAGGCGCCGATCGGCGCCTTCTAAATCATATGCCATTCCATGAAAAATAGAAACTACTTCCTTCTCCGGGTGTCGACTCCACCCAAATACGCCCGCCCTGTTCTTCTACATTCATTTTAATGATGTTCAGACCTACACCTGTACTGCTATCACCATTCGTTTTATTGGCAGATGTTTGAAATAGTTTGAAGATCTTCTCCTGGTCCTCTTTAGGAATGCCGGGACCATTGTCTTTTACATAAAACTCATAGCAATCGGAATTCTCACGGCAGCCTATCTCGATCACGCCTTGTACTTTGTCATTGTACTTAATAGCATTGCTGATCAGGTTCTGAAACACTTGTTGCAGTTTTAGCCTGCGCGTACGCACCGTTGGCAATTTACCATTGATCGCGATCGAAACATTTGAGGGCGGGAAAAGTAGATGCGATATCTGGCGAACCATTTCATCTACATCGACACGCTCCACGGACTGCTGATCTATTGTTTGCTTTGAATGGGCAAGTATTGACGTTATCATCTCCGAAAGATGATTCGCAGCCGAAGATATAAGATCGACATACTCCTTAAGCTGCGGACTATCAGCTATCTGCTTTTCCTCATTCATTATCGACAGCATCCCAATGATCCCCGCCAGAGGCGACTTCAGATCATGCGCCACAACGTAAACAAACTGTTCCAGTTGCTTGTTGATCTTGGATACCTCTTGCAAAGCACCTTTCAACTCGCGTTGATAAAAATACAGACGCTCGAATACTTTCACTTTTGCGACAGCTACATTTATATCCAGAGGCTTTTGCAGATAGTCCACAGCCCCCTCGTCAAAACCTTTCATCACATACTGCTCTTCTTTGTTGATAGCGGTAACAAAAATGATGGAAATGTTTTTTGTTTTAGGATTGGACTTCAGCAATCGCGCAACCTCAAATCCGTCCATATCAGGCATTTGCACATCTAGCAATATCAACCCTATATCCTCATTTTTGAGCGCCAGTTTCAGCGCCTCATTACCTGAAGCAGCTTTGAGAAAAACACGTCCTGGTTCTTCCAGCATCTCTTCAAGAGCTATCAGATTTTCTTCCCTGTCGTCTACTAATAGAATTGTAAACTGTGGATCGTTGTGCATTAATTTACTTTTTGCGATTAGGCAATGAAGTGATAGTTGAAATATAGTTGACGATGTGTTCTGGTGATTGGCTTGATATCTCTTTGTTCCTGTCTAAAGCTGACTGGGGCATCAATTTATATTCGGCCGATGCAGGATCTTGTGCTATTCCTACGCCGCCTCTGCGCACGATCTTGTCTAATCCTGCAGCACCATCGGCATTTGCCCCGCTCAATAGTACCGCAACAGCCTTTTCCTTAAATATTGTAGCTACACATTCAAACGTTACATCTATCGACGGGCGGCTATAGTTAACTAACTCAGAGTAATCAAGACTGAAAGTTCTATCAGCCTCGATCTGCAAATGATAGTTCTGCGGTGCAAGGTAAACAACGCCTGGCTTTATTGGCTCCTTATCCTCCGGCTCACGTATCTGCAGATCAGTAGTTCCAGCCAGTATGCGTTCCATTTCGCTGCTCACATTTTTCAGGCGATGAATGACCAGGATGACAGAATAGTCAAACTTTGATGGCAATGCTTTAAGTATTGCCATCACAACCGGCAAACTTCCCGCAGATCCTCCTATGGCAACGACCTCGATCATTTGTTATTAGCGATTCCTTTTTTGCGTTTATATATTTTATTCTCTGAGCTTATTGTCTCAAACTTATCACGCAGATCTGTAAATAACAATGATTCTTTGGTACCAATGGCCAGATAGCCCAATGGAGAAAGGCTATCATAAAACAAATTTATTACCCGGTTCTGAAGCTCCTTATTGAAATAGATCAGGACATTTCGGCAACATATCAGTTGAAACTCGTTGAACACCTGGTCTGTCACCAGGTTGTGCTGTGAGAACAGGATGTTTTTCTTCAGCTCGTTTGAGATGATCGCATTCCCGTACTGCGCAGTGTAATAATCAGAAAACTCCGCCCGTCCACCCGAGCGTATATAATTATGGGTGTAATTTTTCATGTGCTGCAATGGCATTATTCCCTTCTTTGCCTTTTCAATATTCAAAGGGTTGATATCAGTTGCATAGATCTTTGCACGATCCAGCAAGCCCTCTTCTTTCAGCATTATGGCCATCGAATACACCTCTTCTCCTGTTGCGCATCCCGCATGCCATATCTTGATAATGGGATAGCTGGCCAATGTAGGGAATACTTTGGCTCGAAGCTCCGTATAAAACTCCGGGTCACGAAACATCTCGGTTACGTTTACCGTCATCACCTCCAGAAACCATTTGAAATACTCGGGGTCGTTCGCGAGCTTGAACTTTAACTCATAGGCGGTTTTTAAACTACTCATCTCCATACAGCGCATCACCCGCCTTTTGATAGACGCTTTGGAGTAGTCCCTGAAATCATACCCGTAAGTACGGTGTATGAGGTGGAGTATTTCATTCAGCTCCTCGTTCGAAAGATTTCTTTCTGGCATACTCTTAGGCCGACAGCCAAACGCGCATTAGTGAAAACAATTTGCTGCTATCTACCGGCTTGGTGATATAGTCGGACGCTCCGGCCTGTATCGATTTCTCCCTGTCCCCATGCATGGCTTTGGCCGTAAGTGCAATGATCGGCAATCCCTTAAAACGAACGTCGGAACGGATCAACCGGGTAGCCTCATAGCCGTCCATTTCTGGCATCATCACGTCCATCAACACGATATCAGTATCGGGGTGTTCGTTCAATTGCGAGATGGCGTCTTTGCCATTTTCAGCAGCCACTACCACCATTTCCTGTTCTTCAAGCAGTGTTGACAAGGCGAATACGTTCCTCATATCATCATCAGCCAGTAACACTTTTCTGCCCTTCAGGCTTTTTTCCATCATCCTATCGGGTCCCTTTGCCTGTGGCACCGTCTTATGCTCATCTAC is a genomic window containing:
- a CDS encoding sensor histidine kinase, with the protein product MHNDPQFTILLVDDREENLIALEEMLEEPGRVFLKAASGNEALKLALKNEDIGLILLDVQMPDMDGFEVARLLKSNPKTKNISIIFVTAINKEEQYVMKGFDEGAVDYLQKPLDINVAVAKVKVFERLYFYQRELKGALQEVSKINKQLEQFVYVVAHDLKSPLAGIIGMLSIMNEEKQIADSPQLKEYVDLISSAANHLSEMITSILAHSKQTIDQQSVERVDVDEMVRQISHLLFPPSNVSIAINGKLPTVRTRRLKLQQVFQNLISNAIKYNDKVQGVIEIGCRENSDCYEFYVKDNGPGIPKEDQEKIFKLFQTSANKTNGDSSTGVGLNIIKMNVEEQGGRIWVESTPGEGSSFYFSWNGI
- a CDS encoding chemotaxis protein CheB, with the translated sequence MIEVVAIGGSAGSLPVVMAILKALPSKFDYSVILVIHRLKNVSSEMERILAGTTDLQIREPEDKEPIKPGVVYLAPQNYHLQIEADRTFSLDYSELVNYSRPSIDVTFECVATIFKEKAVAVLLSGANADGAAGLDKIVRRGGVGIAQDPASAEYKLMPQSALDRNKEISSQSPEHIVNYISTITSLPNRKK
- a CDS encoding CheR family methyltransferase, producing MPERNLSNEELNEILHLIHRTYGYDFRDYSKASIKRRVMRCMEMSSLKTAYELKFKLANDPEYFKWFLEVMTVNVTEMFRDPEFYTELRAKVFPTLASYPIIKIWHAGCATGEEVYSMAIMLKEEGLLDRAKIYATDINPLNIEKAKKGIMPLQHMKNYTHNYIRSGGRAEFSDYYTAQYGNAIISNELKKNILFSQHNLVTDQVFNEFQLICCRNVLIYFNKELQNRVINLFYDSLSPLGYLAIGTKESLLFTDLRDKFETISSENKIYKRKKGIANNK